In a single window of the Campylobacter hyointestinalis subsp. lawsonii genome:
- the lpxA gene encoding acyl-ACP--UDP-N-acetylglucosamine O-acyltransferase: MNNIHKTAVVQDGAILGDGCVVEPYAFISKDAVLGDEVVVKQGARIVGDTHIGSKSKIYSYAIVGDIPQDVSYSPKDLGGVRIGSNATIREFCTINSGTKKGDGFTRIGDNAFIMAYVHIAHDCILKDNIILANNVTLAGHVEVDDHVVIGGLTPVHQFVKIGESCMIAGASALSQDIVPFCLAEGNRAYIRSLNLVGIRRRFDKEIVEEINKAYKFLFRSGGGLKDRAMELLSSNPNEYAKKMCEFIINTKRGIPLEKGKD, translated from the coding sequence ATGAATAATATCCACAAAACAGCAGTCGTGCAAGACGGTGCGATTTTAGGTGATGGTTGCGTGGTAGAGCCTTACGCGTTTATAAGCAAAGACGCGGTTTTGGGCGATGAAGTCGTGGTAAAACAAGGCGCTAGAATAGTCGGAGATACGCATATAGGAAGTAAAAGTAAAATTTATAGCTATGCTATCGTAGGCGATATACCTCAAGATGTAAGTTACTCGCCCAAAGATCTAGGCGGTGTTAGGATAGGTTCAAATGCTACTATCCGCGAGTTTTGTACTATCAACTCAGGAACAAAAAAAGGTGATGGTTTTACTAGGATCGGCGATAATGCTTTTATAATGGCATACGTTCATATCGCACATGATTGCATACTTAAAGATAATATAATTTTAGCAAATAACGTAACTCTAGCCGGACATGTCGAAGTAGATGACCACGTCGTTATCGGCGGACTTACGCCAGTACATCAGTTTGTAAAGATAGGCGAAAGTTGTATGATAGCAGGTGCTTCTGCCTTATCTCAAGACATAGTACCATTTTGTTTGGCAGAAGGAAATAGGGCTTATATAAGAAGTTTAAATTTAGTAGGAATTCGTCGTAGATTTGATAAAGAGATTGTTGAAGAGATAAATAAAGCTTATAAATTTTTATTTAGAAGTGGTGGAGGCTTGAAAGATAGAGCTATGGAGCTTTTGAGCTCAAATCCGAATGAATATGCAAAAAAAATGTGTGAATTTATAATCAATACAAAAAGGGGAATACCGCTTGAAAAAGGAAAAGATTAA
- the fabZ gene encoding 3-hydroxyacyl-ACP dehydratase FabZ, translating into MIDVVEIQKILPHRYPFLLIDRVCELEVGKSVKAYKNVTIGEQIFQGHFPGHPIYPGVMIIEGMAQAGGILAFKSVEDTSSMSIENKVVYFMSIDRAKFRNPVRPGDRLEYRLEVLKHKGNIWVLDGQAYVDDKLVAEAELKAMIVDK; encoded by the coding sequence ATGATAGACGTAGTCGAAATCCAAAAAATTTTACCGCACAGATATCCGTTTTTGCTGATAGATAGAGTTTGCGAACTAGAAGTGGGCAAAAGTGTAAAAGCATATAAAAACGTGACCATAGGAGAGCAAATTTTTCAAGGTCATTTTCCAGGACATCCTATATATCCGGGCGTTATGATAATAGAAGGTATGGCTCAAGCAGGTGGAATTCTAGCATTTAAAAGCGTAGAAGATACAAGCAGTATGAGCATAGAAAATAAAGTAGTATATTTTATGAGCATAGATAGGGCTAAATTTAGAAATCCGGTTCGTCCAGGAGATAGACTAGAGTATCGTTTGGAGGTTTTAAAACACAAAGGAAATATCTGGGTTTTAGACGGTCAAGCTTATGTAGATGATAAGTTAGTAGCTGAGGCCGAGCTAAAAGCTATGATAGTCGATAAATAA
- a CDS encoding NAD(P)-dependent alcohol dehydrogenase produces MNNEDRRDFIKKTATITAAVALGGASNVFGAQNWDSSKAGVKSRGWAAFDETGILRPWEFTRRPLGDDDILIDIKFASICHSDIHQMKGDWGKQVYPQVPGHEIVGIVREIGKNVTKFKVGDRAGVGCMVDTDLNKCKNGGEQYCKDTIFTYGYLDKREPTTISQGGYSTNLVVNAHFAVHIPENISFEQAAPLLCAGVATYSPLMKYKIKKGDKVGVAGIGGLGHMAVKLAISKGAEVIAFTTTADKVKDILSFGAKEVVVVDNISKLEAYNQKLDYMISTIPAQFDIAAYASCVKPFGTFTQVGMPPKFELTLQNLGLAATRVNFTASLIGDMRETQDVVDYCAKNKIYPNIEIIDAKEINGAWKKVLNKEARYRYVIDSATI; encoded by the coding sequence ATGAATAATGAAGATAGAAGAGATTTCATCAAAAAAACAGCTACGATAACTGCTGCAGTAGCGCTTGGCGGAGCATCAAATGTATTTGGTGCGCAAAACTGGGATAGTTCAAAAGCAGGTGTAAAATCTCGCGGATGGGCTGCTTTTGATGAAACGGGAATTCTAAGACCTTGGGAATTTACAAGGCGACCACTAGGAGATGATGATATACTTATAGATATCAAATTTGCTAGTATTTGTCACTCAGACATTCATCAGATGAAAGGCGACTGGGGTAAGCAAGTCTATCCACAAGTCCCTGGCCACGAGATAGTAGGTATCGTTAGAGAAATAGGCAAAAATGTTACTAAATTTAAAGTCGGCGACAGAGCAGGAGTGGGCTGCATGGTAGATACGGATCTAAACAAATGTAAAAACGGCGGCGAGCAGTACTGCAAAGATACTATCTTTACCTACGGATATCTAGACAAAAGAGAGCCTACTACCATAAGTCAAGGTGGTTACTCTACAAATTTAGTCGTAAATGCTCACTTTGCGGTACATATCCCTGAAAACATCAGCTTCGAGCAAGCAGCGCCGCTACTTTGTGCAGGAGTGGCAACATACTCACCACTTATGAAATACAAGATAAAAAAAGGCGACAAAGTCGGCGTAGCTGGTATCGGAGGACTTGGACATATGGCTGTTAAGTTAGCCATTAGCAAAGGCGCCGAAGTCATCGCATTTACAACTACTGCAGACAAAGTAAAAGACATACTAAGTTTTGGCGCAAAAGAAGTAGTAGTCGTAGATAATATCTCAAAACTAGAAGCTTATAATCAAAAATTAGATTATATGATAAGCACTATCCCAGCGCAATTTGACATCGCAGCTTACGCTAGTTGCGTAAAACCATTTGGGACATTTACTCAAGTAGGAATGCCACCTAAATTTGAGCTAACATTGCAAAACCTAGGATTAGCCGCTACTAGAGTAAATTTCACAGCTTCGCTCATCGGCGATATGCGTGAAACGCAAGATGTCGTGGATTACTGCGCTAAAAACAAGATATATCCAAATATAGAGATCATAGATGCAAAAGAGATAAATGGCGCGTGGAAAAAAGTGCTAAACAAAGAAGCTAGATATAGATATGTGATTGACTCAGCTACTATATAG
- a CDS encoding MFS transporter translates to MNERINPKWGAVWAMSLGAFVLVASEFMPVSLLTLVASDLSITNGEAGQSISVSGVFALITALFLTSVAGKIDRKSILLFFSVLMEISGVIVAFAPNGLTLMIGRALLGVCVGGFWSMSAATVMRLVPQISVPKALAILNGGNALSTLIAAPLGSFLGEIIGWRGAFFTIVPLALVTFLWLYKSMPNLPTTHKDGHRPRLGSVFSLLKELKISLGMLGVTLFFMGQFTLFTYLRPFLEMQTKVDAFTLSAILLFMGACGLGGTFIIGNILKTRLFSLLVLIPIFMSIVSILLICFANSLLAMFILLGFWGLLGTSAPVAWWTWVSKVAPSRAEAAGGLMVAVVQLAIAFGASFGGAIFDSFGYKLTFIASAFILVLSSLVSFMAYKYSKR, encoded by the coding sequence ATGAATGAACGAATAAATCCAAAATGGGGCGCTGTGTGGGCGATGAGTTTAGGCGCTTTTGTGCTAGTTGCGTCTGAGTTTATGCCAGTTAGCTTACTCACCCTAGTAGCGAGCGATCTATCTATAACAAACGGAGAAGCAGGTCAGAGCATATCTGTATCTGGAGTTTTTGCTCTCATTACCGCACTATTTTTGACCTCAGTAGCAGGCAAGATAGATAGAAAAAGCATACTTTTGTTTTTTAGTGTTTTGATGGAAATATCAGGAGTGATAGTCGCATTTGCGCCAAACGGACTTACGCTGATGATAGGCAGAGCCTTGCTAGGGGTGTGCGTGGGTGGATTTTGGTCGATGAGTGCGGCTACTGTTATGAGGCTAGTGCCACAGATCTCAGTGCCAAAAGCTCTAGCCATACTAAATGGCGGCAATGCGCTATCTACGCTCATCGCAGCGCCTTTGGGCAGCTTTCTTGGAGAGATTATCGGTTGGAGAGGGGCGTTTTTTACCATAGTTCCACTAGCTTTGGTGACTTTTTTATGGTTATATAAAAGCATGCCAAATCTACCCACCACGCACAAAGATGGTCATAGACCACGGCTAGGAAGTGTTTTTAGCCTATTAAAAGAGCTTAAAATATCTCTTGGAATGCTTGGCGTTACGCTATTTTTTATGGGACAATTCACACTTTTTACCTATCTTAGACCATTTTTAGAGATGCAAACAAAAGTAGATGCTTTCACGCTCTCAGCTATACTTCTTTTTATGGGAGCTTGTGGATTAGGCGGAACATTTATCATAGGCAATATTCTAAAAACCAGGCTTTTTAGTTTGCTTGTTTTGATACCGATATTTATGTCTATCGTATCTATTTTGCTGATATGCTTTGCAAATTCACTTCTAGCGATGTTTATTTTACTAGGATTTTGGGGGCTTTTAGGCACATCAGCTCCTGTGGCTTGGTGGACTTGGGTAAGCAAAGTAGCGCCCTCAAGGGCCGAAGCAGCAGGCGGACTTATGGTAGCAGTAGTCCAGCTAGCCATAGCTTTTGGGGCTAGTTTTGGTGGCGCAATTTTTGATAGTTTTGGCTATAAGCTAACTTTTATAGCAAGTGCTTTTATACTAGTACTTTCAAGCCTAGTTTCTTTTATGGCTTATAAATACTCTAAAAGATAA
- a CDS encoding nuclear transport factor 2 family protein — MKKFILCFIAIVCIATASEIDMHGKMGAAPLASSQLNAAKNKILVQNFWNAVFNEHKISVIDEIVDEKYIQHNPDFKDGRSAFKDGISSFFKEFPNSSAQIKHIGADGDLVFIHNHIKLNADDRGQAAMDIFRLKDGKIVEHWDIIQDIPEKSQNNNTMF, encoded by the coding sequence ATGAAAAAATTTATTCTTTGTTTTATCGCTATAGTTTGCATAGCTACTGCGTCTGAGATAGATATGCATGGCAAGATGGGAGCAGCGCCTTTAGCAAGTTCCCAGCTTAATGCTGCTAAAAACAAAATTTTAGTTCAAAATTTCTGGAATGCTGTTTTTAACGAACACAAAATTTCTGTTATAGATGAAATTGTCGATGAAAAATACATTCAACACAATCCAGATTTCAAAGATGGCAGAAGTGCGTTTAAAGATGGTATAAGCAGCTTTTTCAAAGAATTTCCAAATAGCAGCGCACAGATTAAGCATATCGGCGCAGATGGCGATTTGGTCTTTATCCACAACCATATCAAGCTAAATGCTGATGACAGGGGACAAGCGGCTATGGATATTTTCCGCCTTAAAGATGGCAAGATAGTAGAGCACTGGGACATCATCCAAGACATCCCTGAAAAAAGCCAAAACAACAACACAATGTTTTAA
- a CDS encoding radical SAM protein, which produces MSYPKKSYKYIFGPVSSRRFGSSLGIDLSPFKKCCNFDCVYCELSRAKVVSMIEEPPLVKDIISELKEALKEFPNVDVITLTANGEPSLYPNLKELIKELNAIKTTQKTLILSNGTAVLHSDKFDALLDLDIVKFSLDSVVQKTFRKIDRAIKNYSTDLIVEKMSEFRDKFRGKLILEVLVVSGFNDNESEFKALNKAYESIRPDRVDISSIDRPPAHDVKGVSSDLLYKLSSLITASKVCVATKKALGEKLDFSLDELRKLLKLRPQSKFDIENNFSPSSKANLDILLSNGEAKEFDLAGVMFYKI; this is translated from the coding sequence ATGAGCTATCCTAAAAAATCATACAAATATATATTTGGCCCAGTGAGTAGCAGGAGGTTTGGCAGTTCGCTTGGGATCGACTTAAGCCCATTTAAAAAGTGCTGTAATTTCGACTGTGTTTATTGTGAGTTAAGCCGTGCAAAAGTCGTTTCTATGATAGAAGAACCACCTTTAGTAAAAGACATCATAAGTGAGCTAAAAGAAGCTTTAAAAGAGTTTCCAAACGTAGATGTTATCACGCTTACTGCAAACGGAGAGCCGAGCCTTTATCCAAATTTAAAAGAGCTTATAAAAGAGCTAAACGCCATTAAAACTACACAAAAAACACTTATTTTAAGCAATGGAACTGCAGTCTTGCATAGTGATAAATTTGATGCGCTCTTAGATTTAGATATAGTCAAATTTAGCCTTGATAGTGTTGTCCAAAAGACTTTTAGGAAAATAGACAGAGCTATAAAAAACTATAGCACCGACTTGATAGTAGAAAAGATGAGCGAATTTAGAGATAAATTCAGAGGAAAACTCATCTTAGAAGTCCTTGTAGTAAGTGGTTTTAACGACAATGAGAGTGAGTTTAAAGCTTTAAATAAAGCTTACGAAAGTATCCGTCCTGATAGAGTAGATATAAGTAGCATCGATAGACCGCCTGCGCACGATGTCAAAGGTGTTTCAAGTGATTTATTATACAAGCTTTCTAGTCTGATAACGGCGTCTAAAGTTTGCGTAGCTACAAAAAAAGCACTTGGAGAAAAGCTCGATTTTAGCCTTGATGAGCTAAGAAAACTTCTAAAACTAAGACCACAAAGCAAATTTGACATAGAGAACAATTTCTCGCCTAGCTCAAAAGCAAATTTAGATATCTTGCTTAGTAATGGTGAAGCAAAAGAATTTGATCTAGCTGGAGTTATGTTTTATAAAATTTAG
- the hemE gene encoding uroporphyrinogen decarboxylase, whose product MIFIDACFGKHTDYTPVWMMRQAGRYLPEYMKVREQAGDFLSLCKDYKKASEVTLQPVDILGVDAAIMFSDILVVPLEMGMDLKFVKGEGPVFENPIKSMEDLDKLSTEKAIKNLDYVYDTIKLTRDKLAKDKALIGFCGAPWTIATYMIEGGSTKTYNISKKMVYDNPQLLHAILRKVTNALKLYLEEQIKAGVDAVQIFDSWASALEESAYMEFGFSYINEIVDFLKERYAHIAVIVFPKGISGFLSKITGKFDVFGVDWSTPLKNAKEILGKNYVLQGNMEPTRLYNKDAIDEGVSEILSIMRGSRHIFNLGHGILPDVPVENAKYFIKLVQEKSAKYCK is encoded by the coding sequence ATGATATTTATAGATGCATGTTTTGGAAAGCACACAGACTATACTCCGGTATGGATGATGAGACAAGCAGGACGTTATCTGCCAGAATATATGAAAGTAAGAGAGCAAGCAGGCGACTTTTTATCTTTATGCAAAGACTATAAAAAAGCTAGTGAAGTAACGCTTCAACCAGTAGATATTTTGGGCGTTGATGCTGCTATAATGTTTAGTGATATTTTGGTTGTTCCTCTTGAAATGGGTATGGATCTTAAATTTGTAAAAGGTGAAGGCCCTGTGTTTGAAAATCCTATAAAATCTATGGAAGATCTTGATAAACTAAGCACCGAAAAAGCTATAAAGAATTTAGATTATGTATATGATACTATAAAGCTGACTAGAGATAAACTAGCTAAGGATAAGGCTCTCATAGGATTTTGTGGTGCTCCATGGACGATAGCTACATATATGATAGAAGGTGGTAGCACAAAGACTTATAACATCAGTAAAAAGATGGTTTATGACAATCCACAACTTCTTCACGCCATACTTCGTAAGGTTACGAATGCTCTAAAGCTTTACCTTGAAGAACAGATAAAAGCCGGAGTAGATGCGGTGCAGATTTTCGATAGCTGGGCTAGTGCGTTAGAAGAGAGTGCGTATATGGAGTTTGGATTTAGCTATATAAACGAGATAGTAGATTTCTTAAAAGAGCGCTATGCACATATCGCAGTTATCGTATTTCCAAAAGGGATCAGTGGATTTTTGAGTAAGATAACAGGTAAATTTGACGTATTTGGCGTGGATTGGAGTACGCCACTTAAAAATGCTAAAGAGATACTTGGTAAAAACTATGTTTTACAAGGAAATATGGAACCAACAAGGCTTTATAATAAAGACGCTATAGATGAGGGCGTAAGTGAGATATTAAGCATTATGCGTGGATCAAGGCATATTTTCAACTTAGGTCATGGCATACTTCCTGATGTTCCTGTTGAAAACGCAAAGTACTTCATAAAATTAGTTCAAGAAAAATCGGCAAAATATTGCAAATGA
- a CDS encoding YqhA family protein, with protein MLEKIFEKLLWNSRFVTILPVVFGLIGSFVMFMVASYDIIKVMLQAWQYLVLGDHSIDLHSDAVGLIIGAIDLYLMALVFFIFSFGIYELFISEIDGIKNTRQARVLEVHSLDQLKDKIGKVIVMVLVVNFFQRVLHAKFTTPLEMAYLAVSILALCLGLYFLHKSSTH; from the coding sequence ATGCTGGAAAAAATTTTTGAAAAATTACTTTGGAATTCAAGATTTGTAACGATTTTGCCAGTCGTTTTTGGGCTTATTGGCTCGTTTGTTATGTTTATGGTAGCAAGCTATGATATCATCAAAGTTATGCTTCAAGCGTGGCAATACCTAGTTTTAGGCGATCATAGCATAGATTTACACAGTGATGCCGTAGGGCTTATCATAGGGGCGATTGATCTTTATCTTATGGCTTTGGTGTTTTTTATATTTAGTTTTGGAATTTATGAGCTTTTTATCAGCGAGATAGATGGCATAAAAAACACAAGACAAGCTAGAGTTTTAGAAGTCCATAGTTTAGATCAGCTAAAAGATAAAATAGGTAAAGTTATCGTTATGGTTTTGGTTGTAAATTTTTTTCAAAGAGTATTGCACGCTAAATTTACTACTCCGCTTGAGATGGCGTATTTAGCAGTTTCTATACTAGCGCTTTGCTTGGGATTATATTTTTTACATAAAAGTTCAACTCATTAA
- a CDS encoding aspartate-semialdehyde dehydrogenase, producing the protein MRKYKIAVVGATGAVGEDIFRVLDEMNFPVSSILPLASSRSAGESIEFRGKNYTILELTDSVFEEHEIDIAFFSAGGSISAHFAPLAAASGAVVIDNTSHFRMDPDVPLVVPECNPEDITKWNVKGIIANPNCSTIQMVQVLKPLDDTFGIKRVDVSTYQATSGAGKKGMEELVYQMQKFFEFKLDECEPKAFKHQIALNVIPHIDVFLDNDYTKEEMKMVNETQKILHKNMEVSATCVRVPVLRSHSESITIHFEKDVNVAKAVEVLKNAPSVVVQDDPVHDLYPMPIHASDTNETYVGRIRKDNYQDNILHLWCVADQIRVGAATNAVRIAQKWCELQEAGV; encoded by the coding sequence ATGAGAAAATACAAAATAGCCGTAGTCGGCGCTACAGGCGCAGTCGGCGAAGATATATTTAGGGTTTTAGACGAGATGAATTTCCCAGTTAGTAGCATTTTGCCTCTAGCAAGTAGCAGAAGTGCTGGAGAAAGTATCGAATTTAGGGGGAAAAACTATACTATTCTTGAGCTAACAGATAGCGTTTTTGAAGAACACGAGATAGATATCGCATTTTTTAGTGCAGGTGGAAGTATTTCAGCTCATTTTGCTCCTTTAGCTGCTGCTAGTGGAGCTGTCGTCATAGACAATACTAGCCATTTTAGAATGGATCCTGATGTTCCTTTGGTAGTTCCTGAGTGCAATCCTGAGGATATAACTAAGTGGAATGTAAAAGGCATCATAGCAAATCCAAACTGTTCAACCATACAAATGGTTCAAGTGCTAAAACCGCTTGATGATACATTTGGTATAAAAAGAGTAGATGTGAGTACGTATCAAGCTACTAGTGGCGCTGGTAAAAAAGGCATGGAAGAGCTAGTCTATCAGATGCAAAAGTTTTTTGAGTTTAAACTAGACGAGTGCGAACCAAAAGCATTTAAACATCAAATCGCGTTAAATGTAATACCTCATATCGATGTGTTTTTAGACAACGACTATACAAAAGAAGAGATGAAAATGGTCAATGAAACACAAAAAATATTACATAAAAATATGGAAGTAAGTGCTACTTGCGTTCGTGTTCCTGTTCTTAGAAGTCATAGTGAGAGTATAACTATACATTTTGAAAAAGACGTAAATGTAGCTAAAGCAGTAGAGGTTTTAAAAAATGCGCCAAGCGTAGTGGTTCAAGACGATCCTGTGCACGATCTATATCCTATGCCAATCCACGCTAGCGATACAAATGAGACCTATGTTGGACGTATCAGAAAAGATAACTATCAAGATAATATTTTACATCTTTGGTGCGTGGCTGATCAAATACGAGTAGGAGCAGCTACAAATGCAGTAAGAATCGCACAAAAATGGTGCGAACTACAAGAAGCCGGGGTTTAA
- a CDS encoding type II secretion system protein encodes MKKGFTMIELVFVIVILGILASLAVPKLAATRDDAEAAKAAVEMKDVITQFTAYYTVNGTFKPTDSTTTTSATNTNGTISEDDMKKISPTYEQATKKTGNNWTKCVKFTLNDGSNANPANIKVAKADSNADSSFCSAVRGTQAFKDWSKYGIQVGGSSIFKEEPQKKN; translated from the coding sequence ATGAAAAAAGGTTTTACAATGATCGAACTTGTGTTCGTTATCGTTATTTTAGGTATTTTGGCGAGCCTTGCAGTGCCAAAACTAGCAGCTACAAGAGATGATGCTGAAGCAGCAAAAGCAGCAGTAGAGATGAAAGATGTAATTACTCAATTTACAGCTTATTACACTGTAAATGGAACTTTCAAACCTACTGATAGCACAACAACTACTAGTGCTACTAATACAAACGGCACTATCAGCGAAGATGATATGAAAAAGATATCTCCTACTTATGAACAAGCTACAAAAAAAACAGGAAATAACTGGACAAAATGTGTTAAATTTACTCTAAACGATGGAAGTAATGCTAATCCTGCAAACATAAAAGTCGCAAAAGCTGATAGTAATGCCGATTCATCATTTTGTTCAGCAGTTAGAGGAACTCAAGCATTTAAAGACTGGAGCAAATATGGTATCCAAGTAGGTGGTTCTAGTATATTTAAAGAAGAACCACAAAAAAAGAATTAA
- a CDS encoding type II secretion system protein translates to MKKAFTMIELVFVIVIIAILASLALPKLVLTATDAKATSQAGTLKDVLIQLKTYYIANGNLIDFKTKGQTQWQEAILEMSPQYKLSLEQNQQDPTKEEWIKCVELWPTGNQNAQGTNKASRAYVHVKATSDNSSFCKVFRNLEAVSKWISYGNNGVSMADSNIFSDGSWTEDTNR, encoded by the coding sequence ATGAAAAAAGCTTTTACTATGATAGAGCTTGTATTTGTTATAGTGATTATAGCTATCTTAGCAAGTCTTGCGTTACCAAAACTAGTTTTAACTGCAACCGACGCGAAAGCAACTAGCCAAGCAGGGACTTTAAAAGATGTTTTAATACAGCTAAAAACATACTACATAGCCAACGGCAATCTTATAGATTTCAAAACAAAAGGTCAAACACAATGGCAAGAAGCCATATTAGAAATGTCGCCACAATACAAACTATCACTTGAACAAAATCAACAAGATCCAACGAAAGAAGAGTGGATAAAATGTGTAGAGTTATGGCCTACTGGCAACCAAAACGCACAAGGGACAAATAAAGCTTCAAGAGCTTATGTCCATGTAAAAGCCACTAGCGACAACAGCTCTTTTTGCAAAGTTTTTAGAAATCTAGAAGCAGTTAGCAAATGGATATCATACGGAAATAATGGTGTTTCTATGGCAGATTCAAATATATTTTCTGATGGTAGCTGGACAGAAGATACAAATAGATAG
- the mnmA gene encoding tRNA 2-thiouridine(34) synthase MnmA, with protein sequence MKILVALSGGVDSSMSAKYLQDMGYNIVGCYMKLHTKPGYHEENIRKVKKVGDFLGIETHVLNLEDKFKKEVFMPFVNAYKTGLTPNPCAICNKMIKFGALWEFAKSLGCDKIATGHYARIENGLIKSAVDKSKDQSYFLANIDPQILPNIIFPLGDKLKSDIKAAAAKIPQISELASQKESSEICFVETTYIDVLKEYFDTNLPGVVRDVSGKAIGKHNGYMHYTIGKRRGFSISGAHEPHYVLGIDAAKNEIIVGLKNELENYEFKTSNFNNFTDKDSFECFVKIRYRSEKLPCLVSKFESGLKVNLKQNNASGVASGQLAVFYDEFDRVLASGFIK encoded by the coding sequence TTGAAAATCTTAGTTGCTCTCAGTGGAGGCGTGGATAGTTCAATGTCTGCTAAGTATCTGCAAGATATGGGATATAATATAGTAGGTTGCTATATGAAGTTACACACAAAGCCTGGATATCACGAAGAAAATATAAGAAAAGTAAAAAAAGTAGGAGATTTTTTAGGGATAGAAACACACGTTTTAAATTTAGAAGATAAATTTAAAAAAGAAGTTTTTATGCCGTTTGTAAATGCCTATAAAACAGGACTCACTCCAAATCCTTGTGCGATTTGTAATAAAATGATTAAATTTGGTGCTTTATGGGAATTTGCTAAAAGCTTGGGCTGCGATAAAATAGCCACTGGGCATTATGCTAGGATAGAAAACGGTCTTATAAAATCAGCAGTTGATAAAAGCAAAGATCAAAGCTATTTTTTAGCAAATATAGATCCGCAGATACTACCTAATATCATATTTCCTTTAGGCGATAAACTAAAATCAGACATAAAAGCAGCAGCTGCAAAAATACCTCAAATATCCGAACTAGCTTCGCAAAAAGAGAGTAGTGAAATTTGTTTTGTCGAGACTACTTACATTGACGTTTTAAAAGAGTATTTTGATACAAACTTACCAGGAGTAGTTAGAGACGTAAGCGGAAAGGCTATCGGAAAACATAACGGTTATATGCACTACACTATAGGAAAAAGACGTGGATTTAGCATTAGTGGAGCTCACGAGCCACACTATGTTCTAGGTATCGATGCAGCCAAAAACGAGATAATCGTAGGGCTAAAAAATGAGCTTGAAAACTACGAATTTAAGACTTCAAATTTTAATAACTTTACAGATAAAGATAGTTTTGAATGCTTCGTAAAGATCCGCTATCGTAGCGAGAAATTGCCTTGTTTGGTAAGTAAATTTGAAAGTGGTTTAAAAGTAAATCTTAAACAAAATAACGCTTCAGGAGTTGCTAGTGGGCAACTTGCGGTATTTTATGATGAATTTGATAGAGTGTTGGCAAGCGGATTTATAAAATAA